The Pseudochaenichthys georgianus chromosome 24, fPseGeo1.2, whole genome shotgun sequence genome includes a region encoding these proteins:
- the esco2 gene encoding N-acetyltransferase ESCO2 yields the protein MKSMTTRKRKLASLDSDSSHPAKTAVRPDVCETPQSPTKKRPVSPSPQKSPRKAAGSPAKSPRKSPFKPSMITSSFYGQKKPLYLTPLERKVIKDLPSLPRPLPSSPSLEKKKPPKKRIVKGGGKQKKVVLGSSNAGKAFTKGYTTSPRKIKLPTLGSSFSAKPASTTPSAPVSFPKPIELRKAFTITFSNLKPKPKIFVGAAFFGTGKKPKSMYKKSAPRSKPASVKSKAVPLQTTTEKPKPAAPVLKQQKHPEETAVPPVATEDIEPSAKQRPKFDPLDWMDSFSEEPETPEPFGSPKMLFDAYGITKELSIVLSRTPTASPASTASSLSVQFQDGGPKPVLDLSDISPAASPPKDAAGVYPIFGSASKRLRNAALRPPVSCSTPSAPTALLSTPAVKERPVRRRKEKQDDDQLIIDAGQKQFGATTCSSCGMVYSLDNPEDNFQHNQFHQRFLESIKYVGWKKERVVAEFWDGKIILVMPGDPKYAIKKADDVRHVADSELGFQQLTLSRPTQAKTYLFINSERMVVGCLVAEPIRRAYRVLEQPEHHKDMTKDDFMERHRAWCCSTVPEQALCGISRIWVFSLARRQGIATRMLDTVRSTFVYGSHLTKQEIAFSDPTPDGKQFATNFSNTPTFLVYNFIA from the exons atgaagtccatgacCACGAGGAAGAGGAAGCTCGCCTCCCTGGACTCTGACAGCAG TCACCCGGCCAAGACTGCTGTGAGGCCGGATGTGTGCGAGACCCCTCAGTCTCCGACCAAGAAGAGGCCAGTCAGTCCCTCTCCACAGAAATCCCCACGCAAAGCAGCAG GATCTCCTGCCAAATCACCTCGTAAATCTCCGTTCAAGCCTTCCATGATTACGAGCTCCTTCTATGGCCAGAAGAAGCCCCTCTACCTCACTCCACTGGAGAGGAAGGTGATAAAAGACTTGCCTTCGCTTCCTCGTCCTCTTCCTTCCTCTCCTTCCCTGGAGAAAAAGAAACCACCGAAGAAGAGAATTGTTAAAGGAGGCGGCAAGCAGAAAAAAGTGGTGTTAGGATCTAGTAATGCTGGGAAGGCGTTTACCAAAGGCTACACGACGTCTCCAAGGAAGATCAAACTTCCCACACTCGGCAGCAG CTTCTCTGCTAAACCGGCCTCCACTACACCCAGCGCTCCCGTCAGCTTCCCTAAGCCAATAGAATTGAGGAAAGCGTTCACCATCACTTTCAGCAACCTGAAGCCCAAACCCAAGATCTTTGTTGGAGCTGCTTTCTTCGGTACAGGGAAGAAACCCAAGTCCATGTACAAGAAATCTGCACCGAGGTCCAAGCCAGCTTCGGTGAAAAGCAAAGCTGTCCCGCTGCAGACAACGACGGAGAAGCCAAAGCCAGCTGCTCCGGTGCTGAAGCAACAGAAACATCCTGAGGAG ACGGCCGTCCCTCCGGTCGCGACAGAAGACATCGAGCCGAGCGCCAAACAGAGACCAAAGTTTGACCCGTTAGACTGGATGGACTCCTTTTCCgaagagcctgaaactccagaGCCATTCGG CTCTCCTAAAATGCTGTTTGACGCGTATGGGATCACCAAGGAGCTGTCGATCGTGTTGTCCAGGACTCCAACAGCAAGTCCCGCCTCCACAGCCTCATCCCTCAGTGTTCAG TTCCAGGATGGAGGCCCTAAGCCCGTGTTAGACCTGAGTGATATAAGTCCTGCTGCTAGCCCACCCAAAG ATGCTGCGGGGGTGTATCCCATCTTTGGCTCTGCCTCCAAAAG GTTAAGAAATGCAGCCCTGCGGCCCCCGGTGTCCTGCAGCACCCCCTCCGCCCCGACGGCATTACTGAGTACTCCTGCAGTCAAAGAGCGACCTGTTCGCAGGAGGAAGGAGAAACAGGACGACGACCAGCTCATCATC GACGCAGGTCAGAAGCAGTTCGGAGCGACGACCTGCAGCTCCTGTGGGATGGTGTACAGCTTGGACAACCCGGAGGACAACTTCCAACACAACCAGTTCCACCAGCGCTTCCTCGAGTCCATCAAATATGTG GGCTGGAAGAAGGAGCGCGTCGTTGCAGAGTTCTGGGATGGAAAAATCATCCTGGTTATGCCGGGCGATCCCAAATACGCCATCAAAAAG GCGGATGACGTTCGACATGTAGCGGATAGCGAGTTGGGTTTCCAGCAGCTGACTCTGAGCAGACCGACGCAGGCGAAGACGTACCTGTTCATCAACTCTGAgcgcatggtggtgggctgcctCGTCGCCGAGCCCATCAGACGG GCGTACAGAGTGCTGGAGCAGCCGGAGCATCACAAAGACATGACGAAGGACGACTTCATGGAGCGACACCGCGCCTGGTGCTGCTCCACCGTCCCCGAGCAGGCTCTCTGTGGGATCAGCCGCATCTGGGTCTTCAGCCTGGCCCGACGGCAGGGCATCGCCACACGCATGCTGGACACCGTCAG GAGCACCTTCGTGTACGGCAGCCACCTCACGAAGCAGGAGATCGCCTTCTCCGACCCGACACCTGACGGCAAACAGTTTGCTACAAACTTCTCCAACACACCGACCTTCCTCGTTTACAACTTCATCGCATGA
- the pbk gene encoding lymphokine-activated killer T-cell-originated protein kinase homolog, translated as MASTFINESAMKTPTNVRVKKFVNGGTPITIPASPFMKKLGCGTGVNVYLMDRMGKLNASPWAVKKINTKCASNQMAVYQKRLSEEAKVLKEINHPNIVGFRAFTEANDGSKCLAMEYGGEQSLNDLIEKRKVDGLKAFPAANIEKVALHVARGLQYLHNEKKLLHGDMKSCNVVIKGDFETVKICDVGVSLQLDENMRVSDPKAEYIGTEPWTPKEALEDGEITDKADIFAYGLTLWEMMSLAMPHLEMLEGEDDEKEVDEEEDEDKSMEVSFDEDAYYDRLGTRPAVDLEALGSSYRRMVELFYLCTEENPKKRPSAARILQALESNGPLNNTPSEVIVID; from the exons ATGGCCTCCACATTCATCAATGAGAGTGCGATGAAGACCCCTACAAACGTCCGAGTGAAGAAGTTTGTGAACGGAGGGACCCCCATCACCATCCCGGCCTCACCCTTCATGAAGAAGCTCGGCTGTGGGACTGGGGTCAACGTGTACCTCATGGACAG AATGGGAAAGCTGAACGCGTCTCCCTGGGCTGTGAAGAAGATCAACACCAAGTGTGCATCCAATCAGATGGCGGTGTATCAGAAGCGCCTGAGCGAGGAGGCGAAGGTCCTGAAGGAAATCAACCACCCCAACATCGTTG GGTTTCGTGCCTTCACCGAGGCCAATGACGGATCAAAGTGTCTGGCGATGGAGTACGGAGGAGAGCAGTCGCTCAACGACCTGATCGAGAAGAGGAAGGTGGATGGCCTCAAAGCTTTCCCTGCTGCCAACATCGAGAAAGTAGCGCTGCATGTTGCACGTGGCCTTCAG TATCTGCACAATGAGAAGAAGCTGCTGCACGGCGACATGAAGTCCTGTAACGTCGTCATCAAGGGCGACTTTGAGACGGTGAAGATCTGCGATGTCGGTGTGTCTCTGCAGCTCGACGAGAACATGAGAG TGTCAGATCCGAAGGCGGAGTACATCGGCACCGAGCCGTGGACACCGAAGGAAGCTCTGGAGGACGGAGAGATCACGGACAAGGCGGACATCTTTGCATACGGGCTGACGCTGTGGGAGATGATGTCGCTGGCCATGCCTCACCTGGAGATGCTGGAGGGTGAGGATGACGAAAAAGAAGTagatgaggaggaagatgaaG ACAAATCGATGGAGGTCAGTTTCGACGAGGACGCGTACTACGATCGGTTGGGCACGCGGCCGGCGGTGGACCTCGAGGCTCTCGGCAGCTCGTACCGGAGGATGGTGGAGCTCTTCTACCTGTGCACTGAGGAAAACCCCAAGAAAAGACCCTCAGCCGCACGGATCCTCCAGGCTTTAGAGAGCAACGGCCCGCTGAATAACACCCCCAGCGAGGTGATCGTCATCGACTAG